AGATACCAAAGCGGCTAGATGGGCTGAGGCAGTCTTTGTGAGTCACCTATACCCTGATATATAACGTGCTCACACCCCTTGTAGACTCTCATATTCGGACTTGTCTATCAAGGAAGTATCGGTCCTTTGGGATATGTGATTTTCTCAGAAGTCAGTTCCGCCAAGTTGCGATCCAAAACAGTTGGAACAGGAATTTGCGTCAATTCGTTGTGTGGGATGTTGGcgaatatcatcataccgTGAGTACCGCACTCTCCGAACCTAGACTAATCAAGTTTAGGTATTTGGTCAACCCCGATGAGGCGAATCTGAAAGGGAGAGTGGGATATATCTTTGGTGGATTAGGTTTACTTGGTACCATCTGGACATGGCTCTATATCCCCGAGACGAAGAATAGGACTGTCGATGAGTGAGCCTAAAGTTTTCCTGTCTGTCATACGAGAAACATCGCTGATATGAGAAAATCCAGACTTGATTTGCTATTCGAGGCAAAAGTCTCCGCAAGGAATTTTGCCAAAGCCAATGTCGATCGATAATGCGAGCTCGCGCACCTGCTATACCTAAAATCATTTTGCATTTTGTGCACGTCTCCTTCTCATTTTTATGATTGTATATAATCAAGTAGTGTCATCTCAATCCATTGTATATATTTGCAATCCACTTTCAATGTTTATGTATGCATGGATTAACTATCTTACTTTATATTTCGTTCAAGCACATCAACAATACTACAGGAATGATGGAGTGCCACATAGCCAATTGCCGGAGAATGCCGCCACGCTTCATGCATTCTTAAGACTGCTTCACTTCACTTTACCAGCAATCGATTATTGTTACTCACATATTCCACCTCATActtcaatatcatcatataaTCATCTCACAGCATTGGATCCATCAACACCACATCCTGAAACGCCGCGAACAACCCAGAATCCATATAGGTAGCAAAGATGAGGTGAGCATACCTTAGCTCCGATAGTTCTATCAAAACACAACACTGActtcttcgctttcttcCCCTTGCTTTTACCCTTCCATCCAGTCAATACGCCCACGTACCCAAATCCGAGTTGGACGAAGCGCAAATAAAAGAATTAGAGGAGTATGAGATCTCTCAAGGACCTTTATCGGTCTTACAACAGGCCGTACGAAACTCGTCGCAGGTGTTGATCTCTTTACGAAATAACAAGAAGTTGCTGGCGAGAGTGAAAGCTTTTGATAGGCATTGTAACATGGTCTTGGAGAATgtgaaagaggtgagtgatagaATACGTTCGACTGAACGTACATGAGGAAATTTATGGGTGAATGAGAGATAtatggaggatgaagtgctgatgtgattgatcattCAGATGTGGACGGAAACAccgaaaggaaagggaaagaagccAGTGAATAAGGATAGATTCATCTCGTGAGTGCATCATGTATTTCATCCAGGACTCTTCACATTTGCTTAAGCTGATCGCTTGTTGCTCTTCTGCCTAGCAAAATGTTCCTTCGTGGCGATTCAGTCATTCTCGGTAAGTTGACAGATCCAGAAATGCCTAAACCAGAAGCTGACATATATCCGTGTCATCATCCACAGTCCTTCGTAACGCAGCTTAAACTGTAGATTGATTGAAGGGTGAATGGATTTACAACGTGGAGTGGTGGAGACGGGACGCAGGAATataaaagaagaagagatgtcCTGTTTTTCCTTATGGCATATTGCATTTAATGCATGTATACATTgtatcattcttctttcacACATATGACGGGTATTTCTCACTCAAATAGTACAAATACATATATAACTCTTTCATCGTCGCCCTTCGCTCTAAGCCAGCACACCTTGACCTTTACCGCTGTGAGCGAATTCGACGACGGCATTGACGGCTTTCATATCTGaatatgttgatgatcagctaAGGCgtgggagaaggagagaacaTGATGCATACCGAGTTGACTGCCTAGTTCGATATAGGTATGAGCTTTGATACTCAAGTCGTCCTTGACGGTACCGATGATCTCTATGAATCCGTCCCCAATGTGCATGTCCTATACGTCATATCAGTATCTGGTATCGGTCGACGAAGACGACGGTAGAATGGAGATGACGCTTACTCGTGAGAGATGGACGCCGAGCTACGGGTTAGGTAGTAAGTCAGTAAATTGGACTATGAGGAAACACGCTTCTACTCACAGTATTTCCATCACTGGTTTCAACGGTAGCGGTATCACCGGAAAGCTTGATCACTTTCGCAGTCAATCGGACCACCTCACCACGATGTTGAGTGAGGTATTTGGAGTTGATACGGGCTGTCAAATACGACAGTCTCAGCCACCGGTTCACACCATGACCTGAAAATATAGATGAAGTGTCAACCTACGCTCTGGGTTGATGGGAGACATGTTGGAAGTTGCGAGCGAGATGATAGACGGAGCCACTTGTTTCTATTTGGATTGGAACTCGAGATATTTCTTTCTGAAGTGCGAGCTGAGTTGGCTCGTGAGAGTTACGACCTTCGACTATAGCTAAACGGAAAGATAGACGAGgacaggaggaagatggagacgATGAAAGAGTGAGCGAGAAAAGTGAGAGAGCGAGAGACGCGTCTTTTTGAGATGCAACTTTTGGGAACATGAGTCACCTCGTCTGTTTACGTAATCACACTCAAAAGCAACCACCTGTGCGGCGATGACCGTTCAGGAACGCGGTTGGGTTGAAAATTATTTTGATTATTtttgggaatgggaaatgaAAATCAAAAGTATCAAGAGTAAGAAAGAGACCCatctatcccatctcatATCTCTGTCTATCATCTCTGTACTAACTCCAGTCGACCCTTGTACCATCATACCAACGCTGCTCCCAATATGGTTTCTTTCCAGTGAGTCGTATGGAGTTCGGCCTGCTTATCTCTGCTGATCATGACATGAACAGGTGCGATGCTTGCGCCGATACGGtcaagaagccaaagctCGATCAGCATAGAAATCGATGTCATGCTTCATTCACTTGTTTAGGTAAGTTGGTTCAGCCTGTGCTTGGCAATCTTACTGATCTCGATGATATAATAGACTGCTCGACCACTTTCAGAAACCCTGGGGAATACAAGTGAGTACAAGCGTACCTCCAgccttcattctcttctgaCCCCCGTGCTGACTGGAACGCTATCAACAGGAGCCATACTACTTGTGTGTCCGAGGCTGAGAAATACCAAGGAGCGTTGTACAAAGGTCCcaaaaaggtgagtatacatCGGACAAGCTCACATCGGCTCCAGCTCACTGATCACCCTCTCTGCGTATTTGTTGTAGAACGGACAAACCCAAACATCctcccaatcccaaacccCCGCTGCTCCTTCACCTGCCCCTGCCCCTACTCCTGCTGCAGCTGCCGAATCAGCACCAGCCGCCGCAAGCTCATCCATACATCCTTCTCGATTGAATCAGCTCAATGCGCCCGAACCACAGTATTCACAGCGAGGTGGTCCACCTGGACGAGGcggtagaggtggattccAGAGGGGTGGATTCGGAcgtggaggtggatttggtggagTCGAGAGGTCATACGCTACAGATATGAACAAGATGGCTCCATCTAGTGGAATGAGATCATGGGGAGGATCACCGGCGGAGACTACGCCTAATCCTGAGGCTCCCAGTGCTACCGAGGTCACCCAGTCGAATATAACTACTGAATCTTCCGTCAATGGAGATGCGGATGCCGataaaaagaagaaaaagaacaGGAAGGGAGATAAAGGCGGTACAGGTGCAAAGGCGAATTCGAAGAACCCtaagaatgatgataatgtcGAGTCATCGTCTGAACCtcagaacaagaagagaaaattCGGAGACTCGGAAACAGCTACAACTTCAGCTACAGCTATAAACGGAGAATCTACAGAAGTCCCATCGAAGACAatcaagaggttgaagaagagattcgGTAAATTGGAAGAGCAAGAATTGACTTTGGGTGAATGGATCGATGCCCTtggtaaagataaagagaagaatgtgGATTCATCAGATATCTTGAAAGCTTTGAGAGTGACCAAGAAAGATGGTCAGTTCGTACTTACCATCTAGATGGATCAATCTAGTCTTTCATGTTTTCTTGTGTTAGATCATACCCCATTGCTTTCCATATATCACATAAATCTGCTCATAGATATCACATGTAACTTTTGCTCACTCTGCTTGTTTCGCATCACATTTCATTTCCGTTTTCAAGCCATGCATGTATATTGGCTACTGATGCAACAAAAGTTTCCTGATGGAAAATTACAATTTCGTGTGAATGAGATAAACTTCCTGATACCGAATGAAtggggaaaaagaagagatgttTATAACGAGTTATAACGTATATGGAGTGAATATTTCGAGATGTATCATGTCTAAAGGGGTTTATGTACAGGCGTAGCGATATCGCAGAAGGAACTGAAAGGAATAGAGATAGTTGAAGACAGGAAGATCACGATTGTTCAGTTGGTAGAGGGGGCAGAGGTTTCTCTTCCGCTATGGTAGAACCTGAATCAAGACGATGTTTATAGGCATCACCAGCTCTAGCCTCCGTATTCAACTTCAACAGACCAACTTGTTTAGTCAATGGAGAGGTGGATTCAGAGGCTTCCCGAACCGACGGCAACGCTTCTGTAAGAGTTGGATCCGCTGTTGATTCAGTCAAAGGAGGTGGATTAGGTGGTGCAAGAGGTAAAGTAGGTGGCTGAGTGGAGGTATCCGAGGCTTCGGGCGTAGGAACCTGAACATGTACTtgaggagaaggtgaagggggaGCAGGGGATCGTGTTGATTTCCTTTCGATACGTAATCTGCTAGCGAGAGATTTGGCGGCAGCTTGAGGACCGAGTGTGAAACCCTTCTTCATTTCGCTTGCTTCCTTTGGATCGGATGACTTCCAGCGTCTCCATCCATCGAAATCGATCAAAGCCTGATTATATCAGCTGTGTCCTACTTCAGAcgcaactcacctgcatacAACCCCATTCTACGATTTTCTTGTCAAGCCATTTGAGTGACACTGGTTTGGTCAAAAAATCATTACATCCTGCTGCTAACGCGGCAACTCGATCGGACTGTAGCGAAGAGGCGGTGAGAGCGACGATAATGACAGATGATCGgaa
This window of the Kwoniella europaea PYCC6329 chromosome 3, complete sequence genome carries:
- a CDS encoding small nuclear ribonucleoprotein Sm D2 → MSQYAHVPKSELDEAQIKELEEYEISQGPLSVLQQAVRNSSQVLISLRNNKKLLARVKAFDRHCNMVLENVKEMWTETPKGKGKKPVNKDRFISKMFLRGDSVILVLRNAA